In the genome of Bicyclus anynana chromosome 23, ilBicAnyn1.1, whole genome shotgun sequence, one region contains:
- the LOC112053704 gene encoding septin-2, producing the protein MAAIEAEPIKVETLMRTLKLSGHVGFDSLPDQLVNKSVQNGFVFNILCIGETGLGKSTLMDSLFNTNFESVPSPHNLPTVKLKAHTYELQESNVRLKLTICDTVGYGDQVNKEDSFKAVVDYIDAQFEAYLQEELKIKRSLPAYHDSRLHVCLYFICPTGHGLKSIDLVCMKKLDTKVNIIPIIAKADTISKTELQKFKSKIMHELQANGVEIYQFPVDDESVSEVNGSMNSHIPFAVVGSTDFVKIGNKTVRARQYPWGTVQVENESHCDFVKLREMLIRTNMEDMREKTHARHYELYRRRRLAQMGFSDVDADNKPVSFQQTFEQKRSAHLLQLQQKEDEMKQMFVQRVKEKEAELKEAEKELHAKFEKLKKDHTEEKKRLEDLRKKIEDDTIEFNRRKQQTAQGHHTLTLGKSKKK; encoded by the exons ATGGCGGCTATTGAAGCTGAACCGATTAAA GTCGAAACCCTGATGCGTACGTTAAAACTGTCGGGCCATGTCGGCTTCGACAGCCTGCCCGATCAGCTGGTGAACAAAAGTGTCCAAAATGGATTTGTGTTCAACATTCTGTGCATTG GAGAGACTGGTTTGGGCAAATCCACCCTGATGGATTCTCTGTTCAACACCAACTTTGAGTCGGTGCCGAGTCCACACAACTTGCCCACTGTCAAGTTGAAAGCCCACACTTATGAGCTACAGGAGAGCAATGTGAGACTCAag CTCACAATCTGTGACACTGTGGGGTACGGAGACCAGGTGAACAAGGAGGACAGTTTCAAGGCTGTGGTGGACTACATTGATGCTCAGTTTGAGGCGTACCTACAGGAGGAGCTGAAGATCAAGCGCTCCCTGCCCGCTTACCACGATAGTCGTCTGCACGTGTGTCTGTACTTCATATGTCCCACTG GGCACGGGCTGAAGTCCATCGACCTGGTGTGCATGAAGAAGCTGGACACGAAGGTCAACATCATCCCCATCATAGCTAAGGCCGACACCATCTCCAAGACCGAGCTGCAGAAGTTCAAG TCGAAGATAATGCACGAGCTGCAAGCGAACGGCGTGGAGATCTATCAGTTCCCGGTGGACGACGAGTCGGTGTCGGAGGTGAACGGCAGCATGAACAGCCACATCCCCTTCGCGGTGGTGGGCAGCACCGACTTCGTGAAGATCGGCAACAAGACGGTGCGCGCGCGCCAGTACCCCTGGGGCACCGTGCAGG TGGAGAACGAGTCCCACTGCGACTTCGTGAAGCTGCGCGAGATGCTGATCCGCACCAACATGGAGGACATGCGCGAGAAGACGCACGCGCGCCACTACGAGCTGTACCGGCGCCGCCGCCTCGCGCAGATGGGCTTCTCCGACGTGGACGCCGACAACAAGCCG GTGTCGTTCCAGCAGACGTTCGAGCAGAAGCGCAGCGCGCACCTGCTGCAGCTGCAGCAGAAGGAGGACGAGATGAAGCAGATGTTCGTGCAGCGCGTCAAGGAGAAGGAGGCCGAGCTCAAGGAGGCGGAGAAGGAG TTGCACGCAAAATTCGAGAAGCTGAAGAAGGACCACACAGAAGAGAAAAAGCGTCTAGAAGATCTGCGCAAGAAGATAGAGGACGACACCATAGAGTTCAACCGGCGCAAGCAGCAGACGGCGCAGGGCCACCATACGCTCACGCTGGGCAAGAGCAAGAAGAAGTAA